One window of the Oncorhynchus gorbuscha isolate QuinsamMale2020 ecotype Even-year linkage group LG17, OgorEven_v1.0, whole genome shotgun sequence genome contains the following:
- the LOC124002186 gene encoding P2X purinoceptor 3-like — MWTCITDFFTYETTKSVVVKSWTIGIINRVVQLLIITYFIGWVFVHEKAYQIRDTAIESSVMTKVKGFGLYNNRVMDVAEYVTPSQGASVFCIITKFITTENQVQGYCPESEMKYKCTHDNNCTRFLNKPGGNGLPTGRCVHFNDTLNTCEIRGWCPAEIDYIKTHPMMEVENFTIFIKNSIRFPLFNFTKGNFLPTITPQYIKACNFDHENNTYCPIFRVGDVIRYAHQNFTTLAQKGGVIGIKIGWMCDLDQSEDECNPSYSFTRLDAMSEKNSVSPGYNFRYAKYYKMDNGTDYRTLLKAYAIRFDVLVNGNAGKFNMIPTLINMVAAFTSVGVGTVLCDIILLNFLKGAEQYKAKKFEEVSDTQIENSLSSNGLYRSREFIGVEKQSNDSGAFSIGQYG, encoded by the exons ATGTGGACGTGTATCACGGACTTCTTCACCTATGAGACCACCAAGTCGGTGGTGGTGAAGAGCTGGACCATCGGGATCATCAACCGAGTCGTACAGCTCCTCATCATCACCTACTTCATCGG GTGGGTGTTTGTGCATGAGAAGGCGTACCAGATCAGAGACACGGCTATAGAGTCGTCTGTCATGACCAAAGTCAAAGGCTTTGGACTGTACAACAACCGAGTCATGGACGTAGCTGAGTACGTCACCCCCTCTCag ggGGCCTCTGTGTTCTGCATCATCACTAAATTCATCACCACAGAGAACCAGGTGCAGGGATACTGTCCCGAA AGTGAGATGAAATACAAGTGTACGCACGACAACAACTGCACTAGGTTCCTCAACAAGCCTGGAGGAAATG GTCTTCCAACGGGCAGGTGTGTACATTTCAACGACACCCTCAACACCTGTGAGATCAGAGGCTGGTGCCCCGCGGAGATCGACTACATCAAGAC GCATCCTATGATGGAGGTGGAGAACTTTACCATCTTCATCAAGAACAGCATCCGTTTCCCCCTCTTCAACTTCACCaa GGGTAACTTCCTGCCCACCATCACCCCTCAGTACATCAAGGCGTGTAACTTTGATCATGAGAACAACACCTACTGTCCCATCTTCAGGGTGGGGGACGTCATCCGCTATGCACACCAGAACTTCACCACGCTGGCACAGAAG GGAGGCGTGATAGGTATAAAGATTGGCTGGATGTGTGACCTGGACCAGTCAGAGGATGAGTGTAACCCTTCCTACTCCTTCACGCGGCTGGACGCCATGTCGGAGAAGAACAGCGTCTCCCCCGGGTACAACTTCAG GTATGCTAAGTACTACAAGATGGACAATGGGACAGATTACCGTACTCTGCTGAAGGCCTATGCCATCAGGTTTGATGTGCTTGTCAATGGAAAT GCAGGGAAGTTTAACATGATCCCGACTCTGATCAACATGGTAGCTGCCTTTACGTCAGTTGGAGTG GGCACCGTGCTTTGTGACATCATACTCTTGAACTTCCTGAAGGGAGCAGAGCAATACAAGGCCAAGAAGTTTGAGGAG gTATCAGACACGCAGATCGAGAACTCCTTATCCAGCAATGGGCTCTATCGGAGTAGGGAGTTTATTGGAGTAGAGAAGCAGTCAAACGACTCAGGGGCCTTTTCCATTGGGCAATACGGCTAA